One genomic segment of Brassica napus cultivar Da-Ae chromosome A3, Da-Ae, whole genome shotgun sequence includes these proteins:
- the LOC106443296 gene encoding putative xyloglucan endotransglucosylase/hydrolase protein 13, whose translation MAAFATKQSMLLLSLSLLLLIGVSTGSFYDNFDITWGNGRANIFESGQLLTCTLDKISGSGFQSKKEYLFGKIDMKMKLVAGNSAGTVTAYYLSSKGETWDEIDFEFLGNVTGQPYVLHTNLFTGGKGNREMQFYLWFDPTADFHTYTVLWNPLNIIFLVDGIPIRVFKNNEAHGVAYPKSQPMKIYSSLWEADDWATQGGRVKTDWTNAPFSASYRSFNDVDCCSRTSVWNWVTCNANSNSWMWTTLNSNQLGQMKWVQDDYMIYNYCNDFKRFPQGLPTECNLG comes from the exons ATGGCGGCTTTTGCGACCAAACAGTCTATGCTGTTGTTGTCGTTGTCTCTTCTGCTCTTGATAGGCGTATCCACCGGAAGTTTCTACGACAACTTCGATATCACATGGGGTAATGGCCGTGCCAACATATTTGAGTCAGGACAACTCTTGACTTGCACTCTCGACAAGATCTCCGGTTCAGGTTTCCAGTCCAAGAAAGAGTATCTATTCGGAAAGATCGATATGAAGATGAAACTTGTCGCTGGAAACTCAGCTGGAACAGTCACTGCTTACTAC CTTTCCTCTAAAGGCGAGACATGGGATGAGATCGACTTCGAGTTCTTGGGTAATGTTACTGGACAGCCCTATGTTCTCCATACAAATCTGTTCACAGGAGGTAAAGGTAACCGTGAAATGCAGTTCTATCTCTGGTTCGATCCAACGGCGGATTTCCACACTTACACCGTCCTTTGGAACCCTCTCAACATCAT CTTTCTAGTGGACGGTATCCCAATCAGGGTGTTCAAGAACAATGAGGCTCACGGTGTGGCTTACCCGAAGAGCCAGCCGATGAAGATCTACTCAAGTCTATGGGAAGCTGATGATTGGGCAACTCAGGGTGGTCGAGTCAAGACTGATTGGACTAACGCTCCATTCAGCGCTTCTTACAGGAGTTTCAATGATGTGGACTGCTGTAGCAGGACTTCAGTATGGAATTGGGTTACGTGCAATGCGAATAGCAACTCGTGGATGTGGACAACACTTAACTCCAATCAGCTTGGACAGATGAAGTGGGTACAAGATGACTACATGATCTATAACTATTGTAATGATTTCAAGAGGTTCCCTCAAGGTCTACCCACGGAATGCAACCTCGGCTGA
- the LOC106436675 gene encoding uncharacterized protein LOC106436675, with the protein MCSSNRVIRFAMDSGSVNSSSVTSPGSSLNDEPHRVKFLCSFLGSILPRPQDGKLRYVGGETRIVSVTRDVRYEELMSKMRELYEDAAVLKYQQPDEDLDALVSVVNDDDVVNMMEEYDKLGSGDGFTRLRIFLFSSPEMDGSSGYDDQRESERRYVDALNNLVEGTDFRKVQQYPDSPRFNLNNDDFSMVEPFNQLAIESGGGGSQRGNEIPVAQYNNLHQLRIPRVGSGQMIAARYGDVEGTWSPYYSPRHHGHFQEFPSSPSSARYRMPYGEVLDKGFDRMPEDYARPGHHPLYEHQGQVPDNVVWVPAGATPLESKGGFPGNVLHGGPSGYEGGGNICESCRVPFHKNHQPFDQANGFQPVPSAHCAQCPPNRETFMLNADPKPPTPHGAYANETFGHERGWIGQQQVNPNPNPNPPRIDEGRPLLSNVGRPSDHYTLDGPGMNYPFGHRPGPEISNEGFHDKPLGGIPLNPSNPSAEERGFHYGNNLYAPGPESIHSASHSHIYPQQNIWQNVPNHISGAPGLPMQQVNGTANQNAIRNPMDSASRYSIGVENQSVLVGSPQNISGFDAMSSPGQPYYPNPHFQDRAFPLDPNWVPSENQAVRSEYLQGLKPLTGPMLQTNLDGAPVMQTPDYVEVVRPVESKVAQVGEHINCVDTGVSDGVPCLDKHQPLAEGKNDMVEVSPSAAAPPEGAELSVERLSFLPELMESVKRAALEGAAEVKAHPEEANDPVRPELVENESEHVNAQVEHEDSDSDNPNNFKIEPTKAEAEALSRGLQTIKNDDLEEIRELGSGTYGSVYHGKWKGSDVAIKRIKASCFAGKPSERERLIEDFWKEALLLSSLHHPNVVSFYGIVRDGPDGSLATVAEFMVNGSLKQFLQKKDRTIDRRKRLIIAMDTAFGMEYLHGKNIVHFDLKCENLLVNMRDPQRPVCKIGDLGLSKVKQKTLVSGGVRGTLPWMAPELLSGKSNMVSEKIDVYSFGIVMWELLTGEEPYADMHCASIIGGIVNNTLRPKIPQWCDPEWKGLMESCWASEPTERPSFADISQKLRNMAAAMNLK; encoded by the exons ATGTGCAGCAGTAATCGCGTAATCAGATTCGCCATGGATTCCGGTTCCGTGAACTCATCTTCCGTCACTAGCCCAGGCTCCAGCTTGAACGACGAGCCGCACCGAGTCAAGTTCCTCTGCAGCTTCCTCGGCAGCATATTGCCACGTCCCCAGGACGGGAAGCTGAGGTACGTGGGCGGGGAGACGAGGATCGTGAGCGTGACGAGGGACGTTAGGTACGAGGAGCTGATGAGCAAGATGAGGGAGCTTTACGAGGACGCTGCCGTTTTGAAGTACCAGCAGCCTGATGAGGATCTCGATGCATTGGTTTCCGTTGTGAATGATGATGACGTGGTGAATATGATGGAGGAGTATGATAAGTTAGGCTCCGGGGACGGGTTCACTAGGCTGAGGATCTTTCTGTTTTCGTCTCCTGAGATGGATGGTTCCTCGGGGTATGATGATCAGAGGGAGTCTGAGAGGAGATACGTTGATGCTCTTAATAATTTGGTTGAGGGGACGGATTTTAGGAAGGTGCAGCAGTATCCTGACTCGCCGAGGTTCAATCTGAATAATGACGATTTTTCGATGGTGGAACCTTTTAATCAGCTGGCTATTGAGAGTGGAGGTGGTGGAAGTCAGAGGGGGAACGAGATACCTGTTGCTCAGTATAATAATCTTCACCAGCTAAGGATTCCTCGTGTGGGTTCGGGGCAGATGATTGCAGCGAGGTATGGTGATGTAGAAGGCACATGGAGTCCTTACTATTCTCCTCGGCATCATGGTCATTTTCAGGAGTTTCCGTCTTCGCCTTCGTCTGCTCGTTACCGGATGCCGTATGGGGAAGTTCTTGATAAGGGGTTTGATAGAATGCCTGAGGATTACGCGAGGCCGGGGCATCATCCTTTATATGAGCACCAGGGACAGGTTCCTGATAACGTGGTGTGGGTCCCGGCTGGAGCTACGCCGCTTGAGAGTAAAGGAGGTTTTCCTGGGAATGTGCTTCACGGTGGTCCAAGTGGCTATGAAGGGGGTGGTAATATATGCGAGAGCTGTCGTGTACCGTTTCATAAGAACCATCAGCCGTTTGATCAAGCTAATGGATTTCAACCGGTTCCTTCTGCTCATTGTGCACAGTGTCCGCCCAACAGGGAAACTTTTATGCTTAACGCAGACCCAAAGCCTCCTACTCCTCATGGGGCTTATGCAAATGAGACTTTCGGGCATGAAAGAGGATGGATAGGTCAACAACAGGTGAATCCTAATCCTAATCCTAATCCTCCACGTATTGATGAGGGGAGGCCACTTTTATCTAATGTTGGAAGACCAAGTGATCATTACACTCTTGATGGTCCTGGGATGAATTATCCTTTTGGCCATCGACCTGGACCCGAAATTTCCAATGAAGGGTTTCATGATAAACCTCTTGGTGGCATTCCCTTGAACCCGTCCAACCCTTCTGCTGAGGAACGTGGGTTTCACTATGGGAATAATCTGTATGCTCCAGGACCTGAAAGCATCCACTCAGCAAGTCATAGCCACATCTACCCGCAGCAAAATATTTGGCAGAACGTTCCAAACCATATAAGTGGTGCTCCAGGCTTGCCTATGCAGCAAGTTAATGGCACAGCCAATCAAAATGCTATCAGGAATCCGATGGACAGTGCTTCTAGATATTCTATTGGAGTGGAGAATCAAAGTGTTTTAGTCGGTTCTCCACAAAACATTTCAGGATTTGATGCAATGTCTTCTCCTGGCCAGCCTTACTACCCAAATCCTCATTTTCAAGATAGAGCTTTCCCTTTAGACCCAAATTGGGTGCCTTCTGAGAACCAGGCTGTGCGTAGCGAATATCTGCAGGGGCTTAAGCCTTTGACAGGGCCCATGCTACAGACAAACCTCGATGGTGCACCAGTTATGCAGACACCAGATTATGTTGAAGTGGTGAGGCCCGTGGAAAGCAAGGTTGCTCAGGTAGGTGAACACATTAACTGTGTTGATACTGGTGTTTCAGACGGTGTTCCTTGCCTAGATAAACATCAACCCTTAGCTGAAGGAAAGAATGATATGGTAGAAGTTAGTCCTTCTGCTGCTGCTCCTCCTGAAGGGGCGGAGCTATCAGTCGAGCGTTTGAGTTTCTTGCCCGAGTTGATGGAATCGGTGAAGAGGGCGGCACTTGAAGGAGCTGCTGAGGTGAAAGCTCATCCAGAAGAAGCGAATGACCCTGTGAGGCCAGAATTGGTGGAAAACGAATCAGAGCATGTG aATGCTCAAGTCGAACATGAGGACTCTGATAGCGACAATCCAAACAATTTTAAGATTGAGCCAACAAAGGCGGAGGCTGAAGCTCTATCTAGAGGACTTCAG ACTATAAAAAACGATGATCTGGAGGAGATTCGAGAGTTAGGTTCTGGAACGTATGGATCTGTTTACCATGGCAAATGGAAAGGCTCAGATGTTGCAATAAAGAGAATAAAAGCAAGTTGTTTTGCAGGAAAACCTTCTGAAAGGGAACGTTTG ATAGAAGATTTTTGGAAAGAAGCTCTGCTACTGAGCTCATTGCATCACCCGAACGTTGTGTCTTTCTATGGGATAGTTCGTGATGGTCCTGATGGTTCTCTAGCAACTGTTGCTGAGTTCATGGTTAACGGATCTTTGAAACAGTTCTTGCAGAAGAAAGACAG AACTATTGATCGTCGCAAAAGACTCATCATAGCCATGGATACTGCTTTTGGGATGGAGTATTTACACGGAAAGAACATAGTTCATTTCGATTTGAAGTGCGAGAATCTTCTAGTGAACATGAGAGATCCTCAGCGTCCTGTGTGCAAG ATCGGTGATTTGGGTTTATCTAAGGTGAAACAGAAGACTTTAGTGTCTGGAGGTGTTCGCGGAACATTGCCATGGATGGCACCGGAGCTCTTGAGTGGCAAAAGTAACATGGTCTCTGAAAAG ATCGATGTTTACTCGTTTGGGATTGTAATGTGGGAATTGCTCACTGGTGAAGAGCCTTACGCAGATATGCACTGTGCTTCTATAATAG GAGGTATAGTGAATAATACATTGCGTCCGAAAATCCCACAGTGGTGTGATCCAGAGTGGAAAGGATTGATGGAAAGTTGTTGGGCATCTGAGCCAACAGAGAGACCATCCTTTGCTGATATATCACAGAAGCTCAGGAATATGGCTGCTGCTATGAAtttgaaataa
- the LOC106436665 gene encoding bifunctional dethiobiotin synthetase/7,8-diamino-pelargonic acid aminotransferase, mitochondrial, producing MLPVTATLLRHRHRLRHLRHHIRLNSTSPSPPPHYHLPLNHPTYLIWSSNTSLGKTLVSTGISASFLLQPPSPASHSTKLIYLKPLQTGFPSDSDSRFVFSKLASLSLRLRVPLSVSNSVLRSSLPRSGTRENIGMRDLNFLEEKVVTTAAAELSCKTLFAWEAAISPHLAAERENAPVEDSVVLKMVEQCLREEMECGSETNLLCLVETAGGVASPGPSGSLQCDLYRPLRLPGVLVGDGKLGGISGTIAAYESLKLRGYDVAAVVFEDHGLVNEVPLTSYLRNKVPVLVLPPVPKDPSDDLIDWFVESDGVFKALKEVMVSAYVERVERLNGMAKQAGQVFWWPFTQHKLVPEETVTVIDSRCGENFSVYKDSDKNSITQQFDACASWWTQGPDPAFQAELAREMGYTAARFGHVMFPENVYEPALKCAELLLDGVGKGWASRVYFSDNGSTAIEIALKMAFRKFCVDHETLLEFSEGRDEEKHIVVKVLALRGSYHGDTLGAMEAQAPSPYTGFLQQPWYTGRGLFLDPPTVFLSNGAWNLSLPESFSEITPEEYGTFSTRDEIFDKSRDTSVLATIYSTYVSEQLQEYSGNTQSTHVGALIIEPVIHGAGGMHMVDPLFQRVLVNECRNRKIPVIFDEVFTGFWRLGLETTAELLGCKPDIACFAKLMTGGMIPLAVTLATDAVFDSFSGDSKLKALLHGHSYSAHAMGCATAAKAIEWFKDPETNHNIIPQGGILRELWDEELVQQISCHSAVQRVVVLGTLFALELKVDASNSGYASLYAKSLLQMLREDGIFMRPLGNVVYLMCGPCTSPEICRELLSKLYKRLGEFNRA from the exons ATGTTACCGGTAACAGCCACTCTCCTCCGCCACCGCCACCGTCTCCGTCACTTACGCCACCACATCAGGCTCAACTCCACCTCTCCATCTCCTCCACCACATTACCATCTCCCTCTCAACCACCCCACCTACTTAATCTGGTCATCCAACACTTCCCTCGGCAAAACCCTCGTCTCCACCGGCATCTCCGCCTCCTTCCTCCTCCAACCTCCATCCCCCGCCTCGCACTCCACAAAGCTCATCTACCTCAAACCATTACAAACCGGCTTCCCTTCCGATTCCGACTCTCGCTTCGTCTTCTCCAAACTCGCTTCCCTCTCCCTCCGTCTCCGCGTTCCTCTCTCCGTCTCCAACTCCGTCCTCCGCTCTTCACTCCCCCGCAGCGGAACCAGAGAGAATATTGGAATGCGCGATTTGAACTTCTTGGAGGAGAAGGTAGTCACCACGGCCGCGGCGGAGCTATCTTGCAAGACGCTGTTTGCTTGGGAGGCGGCTATCTCCCCGCATTTAGCGGCGGAGAGGGAAAACGCGCCGGTGGAAGACTCCGTCGTGTTGAAGATGGTGGAGCAGTGTTTGAGGGAGGAGATGGAGTGTGGAAGTGAAACTAATCTTCTATGTTTGGTGGAGACTGCCGGTGGAGTGGCGAGTCCAGGCCCATCGGGTTCTCTTCAGTGCGACCTCTACAG ACCTCTTAGATTGCCCGGAGTTCTGGTCGGAGACGGCAAGCTCGGTGGCATCTCCGGGACAATTGCAGCTTACGAAAGTCTAAAACTTCGAGGATATGACGTCGCTGCTGTCGTTTTCGAAGATCACGGCCTTGTTAATGAAGTTCCATTAACGTCATATCTGAGGAACAA AGTCCCTGTGCTTGTGCTTCCGCCTGTTCCTAAAGACCCGTCAGATGATCTTATCGACTGGTTTGTGGAATCCGATGGTGTGTTTAAGGCTTTGAAAGAGGTAATGGTGTCAGCTTATGTGGAGAGAGTGGAGAGATTAAACGGCATGGCGAAGCAAGCGGGACAGGTTTTCTGGTGGCCGTTTACTCAGCATAAACTTGTGCCTGAAGAAACTGTGACGGTTATTGACTCTCGCTGTGGTGAAAACTTTTCAGTTTACAAG GATTCCGATAAGAATTCTATTACCCAGCAGTTTGATGCTTGTGCTAGCTGGTGGACACAGGGGCCAGATCCTGCTTTCCAG GCTGAGCTAGCTAGAGAAATGGGTTACACTGCTGCTAGGTTCGGGCATGTTATGTTCCCTGAGAATGTATATGAACCCGCCTTGAAATGTGCTGAGCTCTTATTAGATGGAGTTGGAAAAG GCTGGGCTTCCCGAGTATACTTCTCGGATAATGGATCCACAGCTATCGAAATTGCCTTGAAGATGGCGTTTCGTAAGTTTTGTGTTGATCACGAGACCCTATTGGAATTTTCTGAGGGTAGAGATGAGGAAAAGCATATTGTGGTTAAG GTCCTAGCTCTTAGGGGGTCTTACCATGGGGATACTTTAGGAGCAATGGAAGCACAAGCACCATCACCTTATACAGGCTTCCTCCAGCAGCCGTG GTATACTGGGAGAGGCCTGTTTCTGGATCCTCCTACTGTTTTTCTCTCCAATGGAGCTTGGAATCTCTCCCTCCCTGAAAGTTTTTCTGAAATCACCCCAGAAGAATATGGAA CCTTCAGCACTCGTGATGAGATTTTCGACAAGAGCAGAGACACATCAGTTCTTGCAACTATCTATTCTACCTATGTATCAGAACAGCTACAAGAGTATTCTGGAAATACACAATCCACCCATGTTGGAGCACTGATAATAGAACCAG TGATCCATGGTGCTGGGGGAATGCACATGGTTGATCCGCTCTTCCAACGAGTTCTGGTCAATGAGTGCAGGAACAGAAAAATTCCAGTCATTTTCGATGAAGTGTTCACAGGTTTCTGGCGTCTTGGACTAGAG ACTACTGCCGAACTTCTCGGTTGCAAACCGGACATAGCTTGCTTCGCCAAACTGATGACTGGTGGAATGATTCCTTTGGCTGTCACTCTTGCCACAGATGCTgtgtttgattcattttctgGAGACTCAAAG CTTAAAGCACTGCTTCATGGACACTCATACTCAGCTCATGCTATGGGATGCGCAACAGCCGCCAAAGCCATCGAATGGTTCAAAGATCCAGAGACTAACCATAACATCATCCCACAAGGAGGAATCTTAAGAGAG CTGTGGGATGAAGAACTGGTGCAACAAATATCATGTCACAGTGCGGTTCAAAGGGTGGTTGTATTAGGAACCCTTTTCGCTCTAGAACTTAAAGTAGATGCTTCCAACTCCGG GTATGCTTCGTTGTACGCAAAGTCTCTTTTACAGATGCTCAGGGAAGATGGAATCTTCATGCGGCCTCTAGGAAACGTCGTATACCTCATGTGTGGCCCTTGCACGTCTCCTGAAATTTGCCGGGAGTTGCTGTCTAAGCTCTACAAAAGGCTTGGAGAATTTAATAGGGCATAG